From Pyrenophora tritici-repentis strain M4 chromosome 1, whole genome shotgun sequence, the proteins below share one genomic window:
- a CDS encoding RRM multi-domain protein, translating to MADVKPSPAMLDMEAKPALAPDTSLEATTTSTDLVPTTDQTIITTNADGKKVKKIIRRKRRPARPQVDPATLKPQEIAQTGNIYNVWYNKWSGGDREDKYLSQTAAPGRCNIAKDSGYTKADKTPGSYFCLFFARGMCPKGVDCEYLHRLPTVTDIFPSNVDCFGRDKHADYRDDMGGVGTFQRQNRTLYIGRIHPTDDIEEVVARHMQEWGEIERTRVLTARGVAFVTYLNEANSQFAKEAMAHQAFDHGEILNVRWATVDPNPQAAKREARRIEEQAAEAIRKALPAAYVAELEGRDPEGKKRRKMEGSFGLQGYEAPDDVWYAKEKAEWEDRKRIENGGGGEHMMIEQGHEEAASAQQNAYAAQAAPQQDSGNSGILSGATLAALKGYTATASSSNKRPAPKAGLLVDYGSDSD from the coding sequence ATGGCTGACGTAAAACCCTCTCCCGCGATGCTCGACATGGAAGCCAAACCTGCACTCGCGCCCGACACATCCCTCGAAGCCACCACGACGTCAACCGACCTTGTCCCCACGACAGACCAAACAATCATCACCACCAACGCAGACGGCAAAAAAGTCAAAAAGATCATCCGCCGCAAGCGCCGGCCTGCGCGCCCCCAAGTCGACCCCGCAACCCTCAAACCGCAAGAAATCGCCCAAACAGGAAACATCTACAACGTCTGGTACAACAAATGGTCTGGCGGCGACCGCGAAGACAAATACCTCTCTCAAACCGCGGCGCCTGGCCGCTGCAACATTGCAAAAGACAGTGGCTACACCAAAGCGGATAAAACACCCGGCTCCTACTTTTGCCTCTTCTTCGCACGCGGCATGTGTCCGAAAGGTGTAGACTGCGAGTACCTGCACCGTTTACCCACTGTCACAGACATCTTCCCCAGCAACGTGGATTGTTTTGGGCGTGACAAGCATGCTGATTACAGAGACGACATGGGTGGTGTAGGTACCTTTCAGCGCCAGAACCGCACCCTGTACATCGGCCGCATACACCCTACTGACGATATCGAAGAAGTAGTTGCGCGCCACATGCAGGAATGGGGCGAGATTGAACGCACGCGTGTGCTGACGGCACGTGGTGTGGCGTTCGTCACGTATCTCAACGAAGCCAACTCGCAGTTTGCAAAGGAGGCGATGGCGCACCAGGCGTTTGACCACGGCGAGATTCTCAACGTGAGATGGGCAACTGTAGACCCGAATCCACAGGCGGCAAAGCGCGAGGCACGGCGTATAGAAGAGCAGGCCGCGGAGGCGATAAGAAAAGCGCTGCCGGCTGCGTATGTAGCAGAGCTTGAGGGCAGGGACCCCGAGGGcaagaagaggaggaagatgGAGGGCAGTTTTGGTTTGCAAGGATACGAAGCACCGGACGATGTGTGGTATGCAAAGGAAAAGGCAGAGTGGGAGGACAGGAAAAGGATTGAAaatggtggtggtggggagCACATGATGATTGAACAGGGCCATGAGGAGGCGGCGTCGGCACAGCAGAATGCGTATGCCGCACAGGCTGCCCCACAGCAGGATTCTGGAAACAGTGGTATTTTGTCTGGTGCTACGCTTGCGGCCCTGAAAGGGTACACGGCTACGGCGTCGAGTAGCAACAAACGGCCCGCGCCCAAGGCGGGGCTGTTGGTAGATTATGGCAGTGATAGCGATTGA
- a CDS encoding BetA, Choline dehydrogenase and related flavoprotein: MTFDRGSAADYDAWTALGNSNWTFNSLLPYFRKSVTFTPPSAAVAEKYNYTWDVDAAYGEKGEVQVSFPPYQFPGQQPVWEAFKEMGVEKPKEAAGGRAMGAIIMPSALDPVKRTRSYATTVHYEPYAQRKNYVLLTGWRGMEILFKEGGTDLEVEGVQVKSRETGESVVVRARKEVIIATGAIWTPWLLQRSGLGPKSILEKAGIPLKQHLQGVGANYADHAFGGGVWNYTLNPFTPAQQDLLTNATFYAQAEKEYKNSRTGPLTVARGNQAAFLPLRTVDPENWATLVSEISSQDPTPYLPDYYDSTLHAGFKVLRNLTASYLARFDAATYEFPFSAGPLRFAVLMRPLSRGTVGIITTDPANQPVLDFRTLSNPLDVKTAIAGLRFMRRFHALPAFAHVGAVEVAPGLNVTSDSELEAYLRRAFTPTFAHPSGTAAMLPRGLGGVVGPDLRVHGVKGLSVVDASVIPWLPASHICTTVYAVAENAADLIKGRAGWE; encoded by the coding sequence ATGACCTTTGACCGCGGCAGCGCCGCCGACTACGACGCGTGGACCGCCCTCGGCAACTCAAACTGGACCTTTAACTCGCTCCTCCCGTATTTCCGCAAAAGCGTAACATTCACGCCGCCCAGCGCGGCGGTTGCCGAAAAATATAATTACACATGGGATGTGGATGCTGCGTATGGTGAGAAGGGCGAGGTGCAGGTGAGTTTTCCGCCATACCAGTTTCCGGGGCAGCAGCCGGTGTGGGAAGCGTTCAAGGAGATGGGGGTTGAGAAGCCGAAAGAGGCAGCGGGAGGAAGGGCCATGGGCGCGATTATCATGCCCAGTGCGTTGGATCCAGTGAAAAGGACGAGGAGTTATGCTACGACGGTGCATTATGAACCGTATGCGCAGAGGAAGAATTATGTGTTGTTGACGGGGTGGCGAGGGATGGAGATTCTGTTCAAAGAAGGGGGTACGGACTTGGAGGTCGAAGGCGTGCAAGTCAAGAGTAGGGAGACAGGAGAGAGTGTTGTAGTGAGGGCGAGGAAGGAGGTCATTATTGCCACTGGAGCAATCTGGACACCGTGGCTACTCCAGCGATCCGGTCTTGGACCAAAGAGTATCCTGGAAAAGGCCGGTATACCACTAAAACAACACCTCCAAGGTGTAGGAGCCAACTACGCCGACCACGCCTTCGGTGGTGGCGTCTGGAATTACACCCTCAATCCCTTCACCCCGGCGCAACAAGACCTCCTCACAAACGCCACTTTCTACGCCCAAGCAGAGAAGGAATACAAAAATTCCCGCACCGGACCCCTTACAGTCGCCCGTGGGAACCAAGCCGCTTTCCTCCCTTTACGAACCGTAGACCCAGAGAATTGGGCAACCCTCGTCTCTGAAATCTCCTCACAGGACCCAACACCCTACCTCCCAGACTACTACGACAGCACCCTCCATGCGGGCTTCAAGGTGCTTCGGAACCTCACTGCTTCCTACCTCGCCCGTTTCGACGCCGCAACCTACGAATTTCCATTCTCCGCCGGCCCCCTAAGATTCGCAGTCTTGATGCGACCGCTTAGCCGAGGCACCGTGGGCATAATCACCACCGATCCCGCCAACCAGCCAGTCCTAGATTTCCGCACCTTGTCAAACCCCCTAGATGTCAAAACCGCCATTGCCGGTTTACGCTTCATGCGCCGCTTCCACGCCTTGCCCGCTTTCGCCCACGTGGGTGCCGTGGAAGTAGCACCGGGGTTAAACGTCACCAGTGACTCTGAACTAGAGGCTTATCTAAGAAGAGCTTTTACGCCTACGTTTGCGCATCCGTCGGGGACGGCGGCTATGTTACCGAGGGGGCTGGGGGGTGTGGTGGGGCCTGATTTGAGGGTGCATGGGGTAAAGGGGTTGAGCGTGGTGGATGCGAGTGTGATTCCGTGGTTGCCGGCCAGTCATATATGTACGACGGTTTATGCGGTGGCTGAGAATGCAGCGGATTTGATCAAGGGGAGGGCGGGGTGGGAATAG
- a CDS encoding PINIT multi-domain protein produces MASSLQQMAADISERSKTLINNDLKKILKEEGSSQTGNKAALQARVIGLISNALAKSDAEQLRRLQYRVQHRGEAPPPATSSPVAPPYTQPAPPIPNGYGMANGYQANGAARPYLPYGRDQPSVPPPPMTFFKDSPFFVIRDLVLGGMTLEASPSHRNHLTKSLNLNEGVCRRLKDESSMRLLLFSAIEQPLAPYTRLDISFPSQIEVKVNEEEVKANYKGLKNKPGSTRPVDITDFVRTKIANQRNTVHITYALTQKARPEKYNLFIYLVQKYSIDELTQRIKQRNVITRQSVLSEMLKKANDPDIEVGSSVMSLKDPISTLRIVTPCRSTVCTHNQCFDADSFLQLQEQAPTWTCPICNKTISYEALAVDQYVEEILNKARNTDQVTIKPSGEWSTEKEIPDYRIQAIKSEAAPTPTSITTPPLPSREASTAPRSGQKRTAEVVDLTLSDDDEPPRPTKKVAYTTPNSIPDTSRRYQLPPLGTHPATNSRPLPPAYHNGSASVRSDYPRPPSTPPARNGYMSYRPAQPASRAAYPGQGSASYPTYIDSPP; encoded by the exons ATGGCCTCGAGTCTACAGCAAATGGCTGCTGATATATCCGAGCGCTCCAAGACGCTGATTAACAACGACCTGAAGAAGATCCTCAAGGAGGAGGGCAGCTCGCAGACAGGCAACAAGGCTGCATTGCAAGCTCGCGTCATAGGCC TCATCTCCAATGCCCTCGCCAAAAGCGACGCCGAGCAATTGCGACGCCTGCAATATCGTGTCCAACACCGTGGAGAAGCGCCTCCGCCAGCCACCAGCAGCCCCGTAGCGCCTCCCTACACCCAGCCTGCCCCGCCCATTCCAAACGGCTACGGCATGGCCAACGGATACCAGGCCAACGGCGCTGCCCGGCCATACCTGCCATATGGGCGTGACCAGCCTTCAGTACCGCCTC CGCCTATGACCTTTTTCAAAGACTCCCCATTCTTCGTTATCCGCGATCTGGTTCTAGGCGGTATGACTCTAGAAGCATCCCCAAGCCACCGCAACCATCTCACTAAATCCCTCAATCTCAACGAGGGCGTATGCAGGCGCTTAAAGGACGAGTCATCTATGCGACTATTGCTCTTCTCTGCCATCGAACAACCACTTGCTCCTTATACCCGTCTAGATATTTCTTTCCCATCCCAGATTGAGGTCAAGGTGAATGAAGAAGAAGTAAAGGCCAACTACAAAGGCTTGAAGAACAAACCGGGCTCCACGCGTCCAGTTGACATCACCGACTTTGTGCGTACAAAGATCGCCAATCAGCGCAATACTGTTCACATCACCTATGCCCTGACGCAAAAGGCACGTCCAGAG AAGTACAACCTGTTCATTTATCTAGTGCAAAAGTATTCAATCGACGAGTTGACGCAGCGTATCAAGCAACGCAATGTCATAACCAGACAGTCTGTGCTGAGCGAGA TGTTGAAAAAGGCAAACGACCCCGACATCGAAGTAGGCTCATCTGTCATGTCACTGAAGGATCCAATCTCCACTCTGAGAATCGTCACGCCATGCAGGTCGACTGTGTGCACACACAACCAATGCTTTGATGCCGACTCCTTCCTGCAACTCCAGGAGCAAGCGCCAACATGGACATGTCCGATATGTAACAAGACTATATCTTACGAGGCTCTAGCTGTCGATCAATATGTGGAAGAGATTTTGAACAAGGCCCGGAACACCGACCAAGTCACCATCAAGCCAAGTGGCGAGTGGTCGACCGAGAAAGAA ATCCCCGATTACCGCATTCAAGCCATCAAAAGCGAAGCTGCCCCCACCCCTACCTCAATCACCACGCCCCCGCTGCCTTCTCGCGAAGCGTCTACAGCCCCCCGTTCCGGCCAAAAGAGAACAGCAGAGGTGGTGGACTTGACGCTGAGCGATGACGATGAGCCGCCTAGGCCTACAAAAAAGGTAGCGTACACTACCCCTAATAGCATTCCTGATACATCACGTCGGTATCAGCTGCCTCCTCTTGGGACCCACCCTGCCACAAATAGTCGTCCACTGCCACCAGCCTACCATAATGGGTCTGCCAGCGTGCGCTCTGATTATCCCCGGCCCCCGTCTACACCGCCAGCACGGAATGGGTACATGTCATATCGGCCAGCACAGCCTGCTTCACGAGCAGCTTATCCCGGACAGGGTAGCGCCTCATACCCTACATATATTGACTCACCCCCTTGA
- a CDS encoding DUF2423 multi-domain protein produces the protein MAKGARASSKKANRTKLRARVFGPVEAARAERLHAKLLETIQQPKPEKTQMDTTQDTNTTDDASKEEDLPKDMDVDGATTTSSEAKNSRKNKDKSQSRKQLRRKPQNKVSFPASRGKGALKPFTGGRSGGRIGKRRS, from the exons ATGGCCAAAGGCGCACGAGCAAGTAGCAAAAAGGCGAACCGCACAAAGCTTCGCGCTCGAGTCTTCGGCCCTGTCGAAGCCGCTCGCGCTGAGCGTCTGCACGCCAAACTTCTCGAGACGATTCAGCAACCCAAGCCTGAAAAGACGCAAATGGACACCACCCAAGACA CCAACACCACCGACGACGCATCCAAGGAGGAGGACTTGCCCAAAG ATATGGACGTCGACGGtgccaccaccacctcctcTGAGGCCAAGAACTCGCGCAAGAACAAGGACAAGAGTCAGTCGCGCAAACAACTTCGTCGCAAGCCCCAGAACAAGGTTTCTTTTCCTGCCTCGCGTGGCAAGGGCGCCCTCAAGCCTTTTACCGGTGGTCGTAGTGGCGGTCGCATTGGCAAACGACGATCATGA
- a CDS encoding FabG, Dehydrogenase with different specificities (related to short-chain alcohol dehydrogenase) encodes MAKEFQGKVALITGAASGIGRATALKLSSLGASLSLCDLDASKLEAVAASCSTPSHTSRVDVSSKEDVQRFVSVVLHTYGRLDYVFNCAGVNPTSIPLEETSDEYWDKLVNTNLKGVFLVTRACLPHLQRGAAIVNVSSISGIRGSALQSVYCTTKFGLIGMSKSLALELGPRGIRVNCVAPGYIDTPSNAGIVKGGEAIERMRNGNALERLGTPEEVADVVAFLFGEGARYVNGAVVEIDGAIKMSSTTSK; translated from the exons ATGGCGAAAGAATTCCAGGGCAAAGTCGCGCTCATAACAGGAGCAGCAAGCGGTATTGG CCGGGCAACGGCCCTCAAACTCTCCTCCCTCGGCGCTTCCCTCTCCCTCTGCGACCTTGACGCCTCAAAGCTCGAAGCCGTGGCCGCCTCATGCAGCACACCGAGCCACACCTCGCGAGTCGACGTGAGCAGCAAAGAAGACGTACAACGCTTTGTATCAGTAGTATTACACACATACGGGAGGCTCGACTACGTTTTCAATTGCGCCGGCGTGAACCCCACCAGCATTCCACTCGAGGAAACCTCCGACGAATACTGGGATAAGCTCGTAAACACAAACCTCAAAGGCGTCTTCCTTGTCACTCGCGCCTGTCTCCCGCATCTCCAACGCGGCGCTGCCATTGTAAATGTCTCCTCTATCTCGGGTATCCGTGGCTCTGCGCTACAGTCTGTGTACTGTACTACCAAGTTCGGACTGATTGGCATGTCTAAGTCGTTGGCACTGGAGCTGGGGCCTAGGGGTATCAGGGTGAATTGCGTGGCGCCTGGATATATCGATACGCCGAGTAATGCGGGTATTGTCAAGGGTGGGGAGGCGATAGAGAGGATGAGGAATGGGAATGCGTTGGAAAGATTGGGAACGCCCGAGGAAGTAGCAGATGTTGTGGCGTTTTTGTTTGGGGAAGGGGCGAGGTATGTTAACGGGGCGGTGGTGGAGATTGATGGGGCAATTAAGATGAGTAGTACTACTAGCAAATGA
- a CDS encoding DDE-3 multi-domain protein, producing MPGTGHRLQPAVLQAILDRIAACESDRAISRATGASRNTVAKLRLSLEFWGVPYPPRCVRLGRPSILRQAQREGLQAYLNGSPGAYMDEMRDFLYDEYDVRISLASVYRELEKMRWSRKLATKRAKEQSEPLRRLYLARMAQHYKAEQIVALDESACNERTGDRKYGWSPIGEPVELSHSFRRSERWSLLPAMTIDGYISYKIFQGAITSEILEDFLEFQVLPFCNPHPGPASVIVLDNASIHRSERVRVLCQSAGVLLEYLPPYSPDFNPIEKSFKQLKGWMKRNSAQAENFIDFGVFLEYAAQLVCCNINCRSWFHRCGYPY from the coding sequence atgccaggcaccggccaccgcttgcagcccgctgttctccaggctatcctcgaccgaattgctgcctgcgaaagtgatcgagccatctctagagctacaggtgcgagccgtaacacagtagcaaagctgaggttgagcttagagttttggggcgtgccttatccgccgcgctgcgttcgacttgggcggccatctatactccggcaagctcagcgcgaaggccttcaggcatacctcaatggctcaccgggcgcatacatggatgagatgagggacttcttgtacgacgagtacgacgttaggataagccttgcgagcgtttaccgagagctagagaagatgagatggtctcgcaagcttgcaacaaagcgggcaaaggagcagagtgagccactccgccgcctctatcttgccaggatggcgcaacactataaggcggagcagatcgttgcgttggacgagagcgcctgcaatgagcgtacgggcgaccgcaagtatggctggtctccaatcggggagccggtggagctatcacacagcttcaggcgatcagaacggtggtcgctgctgccagccatgacgatagatggctacataagctataagatctttcaaggcgcgattacatctgagatcctagaagacttcttagagtttcaagtgctgccgttctgcaatcctcacccagggccagcctcagtaatcgtgcttgataacgcctccatccatcgatcagagcgtgtacgggtgctttgccaaagtgctggagtactccttgagtatctgccgccatactcaccagatttcaaccccatcgagaagagctttaagcagctcaaggggtggatgaaaaggaattcagcgcaagcggagaacttcattgactttggggtctttcttgagtatgcagcgcagctggtgtgctgtaatattaactgcagaagctggttccataggtgtggctatccctattaa
- a CDS encoding CheY, CheY receiver, with protein sequence MERKLPDLKRGETSRQEEGAKEISRSQSDQRSEDKYTLLLVEDNLINQKVLRRQLQSRGFEVFIANNGQEAIDAVAERGEANNGPGDRNYFDCILMDQEMPIKDGNAATQEIRVLQDEGKAGYSHILGVSANVREAQTNSMREAGMDDVISKPFKVDDLVRKVQRLVRDNGGSAKHDNRPNGNSAPEKVEKDDEKKGRTDLHPRNDDGKKGEADSDNERDNKRRGGSRSRANVKEGSAMTPQTGSTPEEVQKQQKQRQRQET encoded by the coding sequence ATGGAGAGGAAACTGCCGGATCTGAAGAGAGGGGAGACTTCacgacaagaagaaggcgCCAAGGAAATATCAAGATCACAAAGCGATCAACGCTCCGAAGACAAATATACACTTCTTCTTGTAGAAGATAACCTGATCAATCAGAAGGTGTTGCGGCGTCAACTTCAATCTCGTGGATTCGAGGTTTTCATAGCGAACAACGGCCAAGAAGCCATCGATGCTGTGGCTGAACGTGGGGAAGCAAACAATGGCCCAGGCGATCGAAATTACTTTGACTGTATACTCATGGATCAGGAAATGCCTATCAAAGATGGTAATGCCGCGACACAAGAGATCAGGGTACTACAAGATGAGGGCAAGGCTGGATATAGCCATATCTTAGGTGTCTCAGCAAACGTACGGGAAGCGCAGACTAATAGTATGCGCGAGGCTGGCATGGACGATGTCATCTCTAAGCCGTTCAAGGTGGATGATCTGGTGCGCAAGGTGCAAAGGCTAGTACGTGATAATGGCGGTAGTGCAAAGCATGACAATAGACCAAACGGAAACTCAGCACCGGAGAAGGTGGAGAAGGATGATGAGAAGAAAGGAAGAACCGACCTCCACCCACGAAACGATGATGGAAAGAAGGGTGAGGCCGACTCAGATAACGAGCGAGACAATAAACGCAGGGGAGGATCAAGGTCGCGGGCCAACGTTAAGGAAGGGTCTGCCATGACACCACAGACAGGATCGACACCAGAAGAGGTACAGAAGCAGCAGAAGCAGAGGCAGCGACAAGAAACATGA